The following coding sequences lie in one Mycobacterium sp. Z3061 genomic window:
- the hypB gene encoding hydrogenase nickel incorporation protein HypB: protein MGRFHRHDDGTVHSHEHDGHDHHHDHDHDHGDHSGYSTGSQRIEVLESIFAENDTRADINRNAFESNGIRALNLMSSPGSGKTTVLAATLDELAGDLAVGVIEGDIATDLDAAKLGGRGAQVSLLNTNNGFGGECHLDAPMVNRALQGLDLPQLDLVIIENVGNLVCPAEFDVGEHAKAMVYSVTEGEDKPLKYPVMFRSVDVVLLNKIDLVPYLDVDVDTYIDHVRQVNSTAMILPVSARTGEGMTAWFDWLRQFAGLGARRR, encoded by the coding sequence ATGGGTAGATTCCACCGGCACGACGACGGCACGGTGCACAGCCACGAGCACGACGGGCACGACCACCACCACGATCACGATCACGATCACGGGGACCACAGTGGCTATTCGACCGGCTCGCAGCGGATCGAGGTGCTGGAGTCGATCTTCGCCGAGAACGACACCCGCGCCGACATCAACCGCAACGCCTTCGAAAGCAACGGCATCCGCGCGCTGAACTTGATGAGCTCACCGGGCTCCGGCAAGACCACGGTGTTGGCCGCCACCCTCGACGAACTGGCCGGCGACCTGGCTGTGGGCGTGATCGAGGGCGATATCGCCACCGACCTCGACGCCGCCAAACTCGGCGGCCGCGGCGCCCAGGTGTCGCTGCTGAACACCAACAACGGGTTCGGCGGTGAGTGTCACCTCGACGCCCCGATGGTCAACCGCGCCTTGCAGGGACTCGACCTGCCGCAACTGGACCTGGTGATCATCGAGAACGTCGGCAACCTGGTCTGCCCGGCCGAGTTCGACGTCGGCGAACACGCCAAGGCGATGGTCTACTCCGTCACCGAGGGCGAGGACAAGCCGCTGAAGTACCCGGTGATGTTCCGGTCGGTCGACGTGGTGCTGCTCAACAAGATCGACCTGGTCCCGTACCTGGACGTGGATGTCGACACATACATCGACCACGTTCGGCAGGTGAATTCGACCGCCATGATCCTGCCGGTGAGCGCACGCACCGGTGAGGGCATGACGGCATGGTTCGACTGGCTGCGGCAGTTCGCCGGTTTGGGTGCGCGCCGGCGGTGA
- a CDS encoding hydrogenase maturation nickel metallochaperone HypA — protein sequence MHELSLCHAIAGVVKPHAAGRHVDVVRVQVGALRQVVPESLEFCWSLVCQHLDDTMVDTALELEFVTAEVQCRSCGRRSEIESRWSVCCPECESADVEVVRGNEFLVTSVLVS from the coding sequence GTGCACGAATTGTCGCTCTGCCATGCCATCGCGGGCGTGGTCAAGCCGCATGCGGCAGGTCGTCACGTCGACGTGGTCCGGGTCCAGGTCGGCGCCCTGCGCCAGGTGGTACCGGAGTCGCTGGAATTCTGCTGGTCACTGGTGTGTCAGCACCTCGACGACACGATGGTCGATACCGCGCTGGAACTCGAGTTCGTCACCGCCGAGGTGCAGTGCCGGAGCTGCGGACGACGTTCGGAGATCGAGTCTCGATGGTCGGTGTGCTGCCCGGAGTGCGAGAGTGCCGATGTTGAGGTGGTCCGGGGCAACGAGTTCCTGGTCACCTCGGTTCTGGTGTCATGA
- the hypD gene encoding hydrogenase formation protein HypD translates to MKYLDEFRDPVAARTLVDHIKKRATKTWTIMEVCGGQTHSIIRNGIDQLLDGAVEFIHGPGCPVCVTPLEMIDRALEIAARDDVIFCSFGDMLRVPGSRQDLFGVRARGGDVRIVYSPLDATRVAADNPDKEVVFFGVGFETTAPANAMAVVHAQRLGLANFSMLVSHVLVPPAMTAILSSPTNRVEGFLAAGHVCTVMGTGEYGPLVEEFGVPIVVTGFEPLDLLEGVRQAVDLLEAGTPELRNAYPRAVTAVGNTVAQQTLSEVFVVTDRQWRGIGMIPKSGWTLSPRYAQFDAELKFGVGHLRVSESAECHSGEVLQGLLKPNECPAFGKSCTPRTPLGATMVSSEGACAAYYQFRRLEASAHA, encoded by the coding sequence ATGAAGTACCTCGACGAGTTCCGCGATCCGGTCGCTGCCCGCACGCTGGTGGACCACATCAAGAAGCGCGCAACTAAGACCTGGACCATCATGGAAGTCTGTGGCGGACAGACGCATTCGATCATCCGCAACGGGATCGACCAGTTACTGGACGGTGCGGTGGAATTCATCCACGGACCCGGTTGCCCGGTCTGTGTGACGCCGCTGGAGATGATCGACCGGGCCCTGGAGATCGCGGCGCGCGACGACGTCATCTTCTGTTCCTTCGGCGACATGCTGCGGGTGCCCGGGAGTCGCCAGGACCTGTTCGGTGTCCGGGCCCGCGGCGGTGACGTCCGCATCGTCTACTCGCCCCTGGATGCGACCCGGGTCGCGGCGGACAACCCCGACAAAGAGGTGGTGTTCTTCGGAGTCGGCTTCGAGACCACCGCACCGGCCAACGCGATGGCCGTGGTGCACGCGCAGCGCCTCGGGCTGGCCAACTTCTCGATGCTGGTCTCGCATGTGCTGGTGCCGCCGGCCATGACGGCAATCCTGAGTTCGCCGACCAACCGGGTCGAGGGTTTCCTGGCGGCCGGGCACGTCTGCACGGTGATGGGCACCGGTGAATACGGGCCGCTGGTCGAGGAATTCGGCGTCCCGATCGTGGTCACCGGTTTCGAACCGCTCGACCTGCTCGAGGGCGTGCGCCAGGCGGTGGATCTGCTCGAGGCCGGAACGCCGGAGTTGCGCAATGCCTACCCGCGAGCGGTGACCGCCGTGGGCAATACCGTTGCCCAACAAACCCTTTCCGAGGTCTTCGTGGTGACCGACCGGCAGTGGCGGGGGATCGGCATGATTCCCAAGTCAGGGTGGACCCTGTCACCCCGCTACGCGCAGTTCGACGCGGAGCTGAAGTTCGGCGTGGGACACCTGCGGGTGTCCGAGTCTGCGGAATGCCACAGCGGGGAAGTGCTGCAGGGACTGCTGAAGCCGAACGAGTGCCCGGCGTTCGGCAAATCCTGCACACCGCGCACACCGCTGGGCGCGACCATGGTGTCCAGCGAAGGCGCCTGCGCGGCCTACTACCAGTTCCGGCGGCTGGAAGCGTCCGCGCATGCCTGA
- a CDS encoding HypC/HybG/HupF family hydrogenase formation chaperone, producing the protein MCLGIPGKVVDTWEEAGTRMCTVDFGGTTKTVCLAYLPDMQVGEYTIVHAGFAITRLDEASAQETLRMFEELGVLDEELSGDQGQVRREPA; encoded by the coding sequence ATGTGTCTCGGAATTCCCGGCAAGGTAGTCGACACCTGGGAGGAGGCGGGCACGCGGATGTGCACCGTCGACTTCGGTGGTACCACCAAGACCGTGTGCCTGGCGTACCTGCCGGACATGCAGGTCGGCGAATACACGATCGTGCACGCCGGATTCGCGATCACCCGCCTCGACGAGGCTTCGGCGCAGGAGACCCTGCGGATGTTCGAAGAACTCGGCGTTCTGGACGAGGAGTTGTCCGGCGACCAGGGACAGGTCAGGAGGGAGCCGGCATGA
- the hypF gene encoding carbamoyltransferase HypF: MGSRSGTVTSVRLRLDIAGVVQGVGFRPAVARIAARHGLSGCIYNDSGSVHCELEGPPDAVDAAALEIGTDHPPMARIDSIRTTPVAPTGESGFRIVASRSGDDRRTLVPPDIAICDDCLRELRDPDDRRYGHPFITCTNCGPRYTVITDLPYDRPATTMAPFEMCARCATEYRDPLDRRFHAQTIACPDCGPALSWHGPGAGNDPLGAAAAAINDGLIVAVKGIGGFHLACRADDAAAVSELRRRKTRPAKPFAVMAADVAAAQSICRVDGETANLLRSPAAPIVLLPGRDGHVQAAVAPGLSEIGVMLAYSPLHHLLFDRLGRVPLVMTSANSGGSPIVFRDGDLGWIDGLADAVLTHDRPIHVPCEDSVLALDGDGSVVPIRRSRGYAPLPVSVPVTTTRAPILATGGDLKTTFCLMSPDGHAHMSSHLGDMADRRTQSCFESALDHLAFMTDSRPGLVACDLHPAYATTHWARRQGRPVVQIQHHHAHAVSLLAEHGRLGTPMLAVAFDGTGYGTDGSIWGGEFLMVTDPASFTRMGHLAPFALPGGDGAVRRPGRIALDLLHRAGIEWAPGIPAVDHMSDNERHVLAQQIPRGIGCVQTSSMGRLFDAVASLLGVCQDVTYEGQAAVELEHLARRGHAVPLEFGLTAGVLDPVPLVAALVRGLRNGTPAADLAAGFHDAVIAATVQVVTQSAAGTVGLTGGVFVNRLLREGLRDELAGLGFEVLTHAVLPCNDGGLALGQAVIAAQQQERGTSVCVSEFPAR; the protein is encoded by the coding sequence GTGGGCAGTCGGAGTGGCACGGTGACAAGCGTGCGGTTGCGACTCGACATCGCGGGCGTGGTCCAAGGCGTTGGATTCCGCCCCGCCGTCGCGCGCATCGCCGCGCGGCACGGCCTGTCCGGCTGCATTTACAACGACTCCGGGTCGGTGCACTGTGAGTTGGAGGGCCCGCCCGACGCGGTCGATGCCGCGGCGCTCGAGATCGGCACCGATCATCCTCCGATGGCCCGCATCGATTCGATCCGGACCACCCCGGTGGCCCCGACCGGCGAGTCGGGATTCCGGATCGTGGCGAGCCGCAGCGGCGACGACCGCCGCACCCTGGTCCCGCCGGACATCGCAATCTGCGACGACTGCCTGCGCGAACTGCGTGACCCCGACGACCGCCGCTACGGCCACCCGTTCATCACATGCACTAACTGCGGGCCCCGCTACACGGTCATCACCGACCTGCCATACGACCGTCCCGCGACCACCATGGCGCCTTTTGAGATGTGTGCGCGGTGCGCGACCGAATACCGCGACCCGCTGGACCGCCGCTTCCACGCGCAGACCATCGCCTGCCCGGACTGCGGGCCGGCCCTGTCATGGCATGGCCCCGGTGCGGGTAACGATCCGCTGGGGGCTGCGGCTGCCGCGATCAACGACGGCCTGATCGTCGCCGTGAAGGGTATCGGCGGCTTTCACCTTGCCTGCCGCGCCGACGACGCTGCCGCGGTGTCCGAGCTGAGGCGTCGTAAAACCCGGCCGGCCAAGCCGTTTGCCGTCATGGCCGCCGATGTCGCTGCCGCCCAGAGCATCTGCCGGGTTGACGGGGAGACCGCGAACCTGTTGCGGTCGCCGGCGGCGCCGATCGTGCTGCTGCCCGGGCGGGACGGTCACGTGCAGGCTGCGGTGGCTCCGGGGCTATCGGAAATCGGTGTGATGCTGGCATATTCGCCGCTGCACCACCTGCTGTTCGACCGGTTGGGGCGGGTGCCGCTGGTGATGACGTCGGCCAACAGCGGCGGATCCCCGATCGTCTTCCGCGACGGTGACCTGGGCTGGATCGACGGCCTCGCGGATGCGGTGCTCACGCACGACCGTCCCATCCACGTCCCCTGCGAGGACTCGGTGCTCGCCCTGGACGGCGACGGCAGCGTGGTTCCGATCCGGCGTTCCCGCGGTTACGCGCCGCTGCCGGTCTCGGTGCCTGTTACGACGACGCGCGCGCCGATTCTGGCCACCGGCGGCGACCTCAAGACCACGTTCTGCCTGATGTCTCCCGACGGCCATGCGCACATGTCGTCGCACCTGGGTGACATGGCCGACCGACGCACCCAGTCCTGTTTCGAATCCGCACTGGACCATCTGGCGTTCATGACCGACAGTCGTCCGGGTCTGGTCGCCTGTGACCTGCATCCGGCTTACGCGACCACCCACTGGGCGCGCCGCCAGGGGCGGCCGGTGGTTCAGATCCAGCATCACCACGCCCACGCCGTGTCGTTGCTCGCCGAGCACGGACGGCTCGGCACGCCGATGCTCGCGGTCGCCTTCGACGGCACCGGCTACGGCACCGACGGATCCATCTGGGGTGGTGAATTCCTGATGGTCACCGACCCGGCGTCGTTCACCCGGATGGGACACCTCGCGCCCTTCGCGCTGCCGGGTGGCGACGGGGCGGTGCGCCGGCCCGGCCGGATCGCACTCGATCTGCTGCATCGGGCCGGAATCGAATGGGCACCGGGGATTCCCGCGGTCGACCATATGAGCGATAACGAACGCCATGTGCTGGCCCAGCAGATACCGCGGGGCATCGGGTGTGTGCAGACCAGCAGCATGGGTCGCTTGTTCGACGCGGTGGCCAGCCTGCTCGGCGTCTGCCAGGATGTGACGTACGAAGGGCAGGCGGCCGTCGAACTCGAGCACCTGGCCCGTCGCGGTCATGCCGTGCCGCTGGAATTCGGTCTCACCGCAGGCGTTTTGGATCCGGTGCCACTGGTGGCGGCGTTGGTGCGCGGGTTACGCAATGGCACTCCGGCGGCCGATCTGGCCGCGGGTTTCCACGACGCGGTGATAGCGGCGACGGTGCAGGTGGTAACCCAGTCGGCGGCGGGGACCGTCGGGCTGACCGGTGGTGTCTTCGTCAACCGGCTGTTGCGCGAGGGGCTGCGTGATGAGTTGGCCGGCTTGGGGTTTGAAGTGCTGACACATGCTGTGCTGCCGTGCAACGACGGCGGTCTGGCGTTGGGTCAGGCCGTCATTGCGGCGCAGCAACAAGAAAGGGGGACCAGCGTATGTGTCTCGGAATTCCCGGCAAGGTAG
- a CDS encoding HAD-IA family hydrolase yields the protein MLQAVIFDVDGTLADTERNGHRLAFNDAFAKHGLDIVWTPETYGRLLAIAGGRRRITHDLRQRGFGTRAGRLAEDVHRTKTALFTMRVLNGAICARPGLSKLIVDLHRSGVRVAIATTGRRRWVEPLVRHVVGDGVAEVIVTGDDVERLKPDPEAYLAALARLALRPEDVLAVEDSAIGLRAAHSAGLATLVVTNGYTVGQDFTGAAAVRPGFDRPAQLFADGCRDVHDRWWAARS from the coding sequence GTGCTGCAAGCGGTCATCTTCGACGTCGACGGAACGCTGGCCGACACCGAGCGCAACGGTCATCGGCTGGCGTTCAACGACGCGTTCGCCAAGCACGGACTGGACATCGTCTGGACGCCCGAGACCTACGGTCGGCTGCTGGCGATCGCCGGTGGGCGCCGCCGCATCACGCATGATCTGCGACAGCGGGGATTCGGCACCCGCGCCGGCCGGTTGGCCGAGGACGTGCACCGGACCAAGACGGCGCTGTTCACGATGCGCGTCCTCAACGGCGCGATCTGCGCCCGTCCCGGACTGTCGAAGCTGATCGTCGACCTGCACCGGTCCGGTGTCCGGGTGGCCATCGCGACGACCGGGCGCCGCCGCTGGGTAGAGCCACTGGTCCGGCACGTCGTCGGGGACGGTGTCGCCGAGGTGATCGTCACCGGCGACGACGTCGAACGGCTCAAGCCCGACCCGGAGGCGTACCTGGCGGCGCTGGCCCGGCTGGCGTTGCGGCCCGAAGATGTACTGGCGGTCGAGGATTCGGCTATCGGCCTGCGGGCGGCGCATTCGGCCGGGCTGGCCACGCTGGTGGTCACCAACGGGTATACCGTCGGCCAGGACTTCACCGGCGCGGCGGCGGTGCGACCGGGGTTCGACCGGCCCGCGCAACTGTTTGCCGATGGTTGCCGCGACGTGCACGACCGGTGGTGGGCAGCGCGCTCCTAG
- the hypE gene encoding hydrogenase expression/formation protein HypE, whose product MPEPPVAIDPADWVCPLPLRETKRIVLGHGGGGVLSEELIENLFLPAFGGAAGVARDSALLDVAGGRIALTTDSYVVQPLFFPGGNIGDLAVNGTINDLACSGAQPVGLTAGFILEEGLELDVLGAVAETMGKAAASAGVGIVTGDTKVVARGSADGLFVNTAGVGVVPPGVHIGPERARPGDHIIVSGNLGEHGVAIMSVREGIDFGTVVTTDSAPLHHLVAAMLAAGGAAVHTLRDPTRGGLVASVVEIARAASVGVELDLAVIPVPETVSSACSFLGLDPLQVANEGKMVAFVDPSHSEAVLDAMRARPEGADAAIIGRVVAEHPGMVVGKTPFGTTQVIERQLGEQLPRIC is encoded by the coding sequence ATGCCTGAGCCGCCCGTCGCGATCGATCCCGCGGACTGGGTGTGCCCGTTGCCGTTGCGCGAGACCAAACGCATCGTGCTGGGCCACGGTGGCGGCGGGGTGCTGTCCGAGGAGCTGATCGAAAACCTCTTCCTGCCGGCGTTCGGTGGGGCAGCCGGTGTCGCGCGTGACTCGGCGCTGCTCGACGTCGCCGGCGGGCGTATCGCACTGACCACGGATTCCTATGTGGTGCAACCGCTTTTCTTCCCCGGCGGCAACATCGGAGACTTGGCCGTCAACGGAACCATCAACGACCTGGCCTGCAGCGGAGCACAACCCGTCGGTCTGACGGCCGGATTCATCCTGGAGGAGGGGCTGGAACTCGACGTGCTCGGTGCCGTCGCCGAAACCATGGGCAAGGCGGCCGCGAGTGCCGGCGTCGGCATCGTCACCGGTGACACCAAGGTGGTTGCAAGGGGCAGTGCAGACGGGCTTTTCGTCAACACGGCAGGAGTCGGAGTGGTCCCGCCGGGGGTGCACATCGGACCGGAACGGGCCCGCCCCGGTGACCACATCATCGTGTCGGGCAACCTCGGTGAGCACGGCGTGGCCATCATGAGCGTCCGCGAAGGCATCGACTTCGGCACCGTGGTGACCACGGACAGCGCGCCGCTGCACCATCTGGTCGCGGCCATGCTGGCGGCCGGGGGAGCCGCCGTGCATACGCTGCGCGATCCGACCCGGGGCGGGCTGGTGGCGTCGGTCGTCGAGATCGCGCGCGCCGCCTCGGTGGGAGTCGAGCTGGATCTGGCTGTGATCCCGGTGCCGGAGACGGTGTCGTCGGCCTGTTCATTCCTGGGACTGGACCCGCTGCAAGTGGCCAACGAGGGCAAGATGGTGGCGTTCGTCGACCCGTCGCACAGCGAGGCCGTGTTGGACGCGATGCGGGCCCGACCGGAGGGCGCCGACGCGGCGATCATCGGTCGCGTAGTCGCCGAGCACCCGGGCATGGTGGTGGGCAAGACGCCGTTCGGCACCACCCAGGTGATCGAACGTCAACTGGGCGAACAGCTTCCGCGGATCTGCTGA
- the tkt gene encoding transketolase — protein MTIAPLANESSTRTDELDHLAINTLRFLAADGVQAANSGHPGLPLGTSAIAWTLWSRHLRHDPADPRWPDRDRFVLSAGHGSMLLYALLHVFGYDLPVSQLRRFRQLGSATPGHPEYGHTPGVETTTGPLGQGIANAVGMALAERMLAARCNTDDHTVVGHRTWVLAGDGDLMEGISHEAASLAGRLRLGKLIAIFDDNDITIDGPASQSCADDVEGRFAAYGWRVLSVADGNDVPALDRAFTEATDGDGRPTFIRVRTTIGFGAPGIEGTPKAHGSPLGSAVLQAMRARLDWPDEQFHVPLAVGAAAAVVAARGAAAHAQWAQTHAAWQVDHPQLSTDFPLDCIPVADDLSVLTPLADGAAAGGKSATRKASGTALNALAAVYPGLVGGSADLAASTNTAIPGGDVAPDDFSGRTIHFGIREHAMAAVMNGIALHGGLRPFGSTFLVFADYLRPALRLSALMKLPVVYVFTHDSVHVGEDGPTHQPIEQLESLRLIPGLTVLRPADAAETALAWQIAADNTDGPTVLVLSRQDLPELGGAGLDDVRQYGMRVVRPVADTPHVMLAASGSEVALAMQAAELLGERGIAAIVVSVMWRERIAALPDLPVVWIEAGVGIGWRALARPCDTVIGIECFGASGPGPEVAAHLGLTASAVAEAALHSIARASG, from the coding sequence ATGACCATCGCGCCGCTCGCCAACGAATCATCCACCCGCACAGATGAATTGGACCACCTTGCGATAAATACGCTGCGGTTCCTGGCCGCCGACGGCGTGCAGGCCGCGAACAGCGGGCACCCGGGGTTGCCGCTGGGCACCAGCGCCATCGCCTGGACGCTGTGGTCGCGGCATCTGCGCCACGACCCCGCCGACCCGCGCTGGCCCGACCGGGACCGGTTCGTGCTCTCCGCCGGCCACGGCTCCATGCTGTTGTACGCCCTGCTGCATGTCTTCGGATACGACCTACCGGTCAGCCAGCTGCGCAGGTTCCGTCAGCTCGGCTCGGCAACACCCGGTCATCCCGAATACGGCCACACGCCCGGCGTCGAAACCACGACAGGACCTCTGGGACAGGGCATTGCGAACGCGGTCGGCATGGCGCTGGCCGAACGGATGCTGGCCGCCCGCTGCAACACCGACGACCACACCGTGGTCGGCCACCGCACCTGGGTGCTGGCCGGCGACGGCGACCTGATGGAGGGCATCAGCCACGAGGCCGCCTCGCTGGCCGGCCGGTTGCGGCTGGGCAAGCTGATCGCCATCTTCGACGACAACGACATCACCATCGACGGACCGGCGTCGCAGAGTTGCGCCGACGACGTCGAGGGCCGGTTCGCGGCGTACGGCTGGCGGGTGCTCAGTGTTGCCGACGGCAACGACGTGCCTGCCCTCGACCGGGCGTTCACCGAAGCGACCGACGGTGACGGACGCCCGACGTTCATCCGGGTTCGCACCACCATCGGCTTCGGCGCTCCCGGAATCGAGGGAACGCCGAAAGCCCATGGCAGCCCGCTGGGTTCGGCTGTGCTCCAGGCGATGCGCGCCCGCCTGGACTGGCCCGACGAGCAGTTCCACGTGCCGCTCGCGGTGGGTGCGGCCGCGGCGGTCGTCGCCGCGCGCGGGGCCGCGGCGCACGCACAGTGGGCGCAGACGCACGCGGCGTGGCAGGTCGACCACCCGCAGCTGTCCACCGATTTCCCGTTGGACTGCATCCCGGTTGCCGACGACCTGTCGGTGCTGACACCGCTGGCCGACGGGGCCGCCGCGGGCGGAAAGTCGGCCACCCGCAAGGCCTCCGGCACGGCGCTGAACGCGCTGGCGGCGGTCTACCCGGGTCTGGTCGGCGGGTCGGCGGACCTGGCCGCCTCGACCAACACCGCCATCCCCGGCGGGGACGTCGCACCGGATGACTTCAGCGGTCGCACAATCCATTTCGGAATCCGCGAGCATGCCATGGCGGCGGTGATGAACGGTATCGCCCTGCACGGTGGGCTGCGGCCGTTCGGGAGCACCTTCCTGGTGTTCGCCGACTATCTGCGGCCGGCCCTGCGGCTGTCGGCGTTGATGAAGCTACCGGTGGTGTACGTGTTCACCCACGACTCGGTGCATGTCGGTGAGGACGGTCCCACGCATCAGCCCATCGAGCAACTGGAGTCGTTGCGGCTCATCCCGGGACTGACCGTGCTGCGACCGGCCGATGCCGCCGAGACCGCACTGGCGTGGCAGATCGCCGCCGACAACACCGACGGCCCAACGGTTCTGGTGCTGAGCCGTCAGGACCTGCCGGAGCTCGGCGGCGCCGGCCTCGACGACGTCCGCCAGTACGGCATGCGGGTGGTGCGGCCGGTCGCCGACACCCCGCACGTGATGCTGGCGGCCAGCGGGTCCGAGGTCGCGCTGGCGATGCAGGCCGCAGAGCTGTTGGGCGAGCGCGGGATAGCGGCGATCGTGGTGTCGGTGATGTGGCGGGAGCGGATTGCGGCGTTGCCGGATCTGCCGGTGGTGTGGATCGAGGCCGGGGTCGGCATCGGTTGGCGGGCGCTGGCCAGACCTTGTGACACCGTGATCGGCATCGAGTGCTTCGGCGCGAGCGGACCGGGGCCGGAGGTGGCCGCGCATCTGGGCCTGACCGCGTCCGCGGTCGCCGAAGCGGCACTGCACTCCATCGCGCGCGCATCCGGGTGA